A window of Pirellulales bacterium contains these coding sequences:
- a CDS encoding cupin domain-containing protein: MAIPHARPGEVIDVRPLGPGLTNAQTHTLIKTDTLEVIRIVMAAGKTLPSHAVAGEITVQCLEGRVEFYIDETKRELTAGSMLYLPGSSTHRLHALEDSSVLVTILL, from the coding sequence ATGGCCATTCCCCATGCCAGGCCCGGCGAAGTTATCGACGTGCGTCCCTTGGGCCCCGGGCTCACGAATGCCCAGACGCATACGCTGATCAAGACCGACACGCTCGAAGTCATTCGGATCGTGATGGCTGCCGGCAAGACTCTGCCCTCGCATGCCGTGGCCGGAGAAATCACGGTTCAGTGCCTTGAAGGGCGGGTGGAATTCTATATCGACGAAACGAAGCGCGAGCTGACGGCGGGATCGATGCTTTACTTGCCAGGTTCGAGCACGCATCGGCTGCACGCCCTGGAGGACTCTTCGGTCCTGGTCACGATTCTGTTGTAA
- a CDS encoding globin: MSGEPSDQQLPFDRVVASYHRARESGELFDTFYCLFLAKAAEIPPMFAHTDFPHQKLMLRESLLEMLMYSHTGAGREEIERLAERHRLLNVQPRHYELWLDALCEALAQHDPRFNAELAQVWRDAMRSGISLMAS; the protein is encoded by the coding sequence ATGAGCGGTGAGCCGTCAGACCAGCAGCTCCCTTTCGATCGGGTGGTCGCCAGTTATCATCGGGCTCGCGAGTCCGGAGAACTGTTCGACACGTTCTACTGTCTCTTCCTGGCCAAGGCGGCGGAGATTCCACCCATGTTTGCGCACACCGACTTTCCGCACCAGAAGCTGATGCTGCGAGAATCGCTGCTGGAAATGTTGATGTACTCGCACACCGGCGCGGGCCGAGAAGAAATCGAACGTCTGGCCGAGCGGCACCGGCTTCTGAATGTACAACCGAGACATTATGAACTCTGGCTGGACGCGCTGTGCGAAGCGCTCGCTCAGCACGACCCAAGATTCAACGCGGAACTCGCGCAAGTCTGGCGTGACGCGATGCGAAGTGGGATCAGCCTGATGGCGAGCTGA
- a CDS encoding cupin domain-containing protein, with translation MTLPYTLIQDVAHHAAPPENGTLSTTLHQDERLKTVLFHFSAGQELSEHTASTPAVMHFLAGEAEVTLGPDPITAQAGTWIHMPAQLPHSIRATTPVTMLLLLLKQPGHP, from the coding sequence ATGACTCTTCCCTATACGCTGATTCAGGATGTCGCTCACCACGCGGCGCCCCCCGAGAACGGCACGCTCAGCACGACCCTGCATCAGGACGAGCGATTGAAGACGGTGCTCTTCCATTTCAGTGCCGGACAGGAGCTTTCCGAACACACCGCTTCGACACCGGCCGTGATGCATTTCCTGGCAGGCGAAGCCGAAGTGACGCTTGGGCCGGACCCGATCACCGCCCAAGCGGGTACCTGGATTCATATGCCCGCGCAACTCCCACACAGTATCCGCGCAACCACTCCAGTGACCATGCTGCTTCTGCTCTTGAAACAGCCGGGCCATCCCTGA
- a CDS encoding class I SAM-dependent methyltransferase: MTARLTLARQPASYTAVERDANAADEVRRYLSGSQQKCIVASAEETGLPGASASVVYGEAMLSMQPASTKSRIVAEAARLLAPGGRYGIHELCLVPDEVDPQIADAIARELSGEIHVGVRPLRLKEWRELLGAAGLSVVSEHRAPMHLLEPARLVKDEGLLRAARFVWNVAWHAEARRRVLAMRKVFRRYRDHLCAVALVATKP; the protein is encoded by the coding sequence GTGACCGCTCGCCTGACGCTGGCGCGTCAGCCGGCCTCCTATACGGCGGTCGAGCGAGACGCGAACGCCGCGGATGAAGTCCGTCGCTACCTTTCCGGATCCCAGCAGAAGTGCATCGTGGCCAGCGCCGAAGAAACGGGTCTGCCTGGCGCGTCGGCGAGCGTAGTCTACGGCGAAGCCATGTTGTCGATGCAACCGGCGAGCACCAAGTCGCGCATCGTGGCGGAAGCGGCACGGCTTCTCGCTCCAGGTGGCAGGTATGGCATTCATGAACTGTGTCTGGTCCCCGATGAAGTTGATCCTCAGATCGCAGATGCGATCGCACGGGAACTGTCGGGAGAGATTCACGTCGGCGTTCGCCCGCTCAGGCTTAAAGAATGGCGGGAACTGCTCGGCGCCGCTGGCTTAAGCGTCGTTAGCGAGCATCGCGCGCCCATGCATCTCCTGGAGCCGGCCCGCCTCGTCAAAGACGAGGGCCTGCTGCGCGCCGCCCGTTTTGTGTGGAATGTTGCCTGGCACGCCGAAGCACGGCGACGCGTTCTGGCAATGCGAAAGGTCTTTCGCCGCTATCGCGATCACCTCTGTGCGGTCGCGCTGGTCGCCACGAAACCTTAG
- the sdhB gene encoding succinate dehydrogenase iron-sulfur subunit: MMQNGVPHLTQRHFEVRILRQDRPQESSYWERFRLPHEPGLNVTSVLQQIAAHPVTADGRSVAPIAYDANCLEEVCGSCTMLINGRVRQACSALVDRLLAADSDQIELRPMSKFPVIRDLVVARGRLFRALEKLHCWVEVDGYFDRGPGPRQSPLDQQQAYPLSTCMSCGCCLDACPQYRKIELTRRTGESADEFSARERTEFDLNFIGAHANSQVVLMNAHPTGRMTASQRLDALIAPGGIQNCGKAGNCQAVCPKEIPLMTSWGRAGRAATLHGLKKLLDG, from the coding sequence ATGATGCAAAACGGCGTTCCCCATCTAACACAACGGCACTTTGAAGTGCGGATTCTCCGACAGGATCGGCCGCAAGAGTCAAGTTACTGGGAGCGGTTCCGGCTACCTCACGAACCGGGCCTCAACGTCACCAGCGTCTTGCAACAGATCGCGGCCCACCCGGTTACTGCGGACGGGCGATCGGTGGCCCCGATCGCTTACGATGCCAACTGTCTCGAAGAGGTATGCGGCTCATGCACGATGCTTATCAATGGTCGCGTCCGCCAGGCTTGTTCGGCGCTGGTGGATCGACTCCTCGCCGCTGACTCGGACCAGATCGAGTTGCGTCCAATGTCCAAGTTTCCCGTGATCAGGGACCTGGTCGTGGCGCGCGGAAGATTGTTTCGTGCCCTGGAAAAACTGCATTGTTGGGTCGAGGTCGACGGCTATTTCGATCGTGGCCCGGGACCTCGCCAGTCGCCGCTGGATCAGCAGCAGGCGTATCCGCTGAGCACGTGCATGAGCTGTGGCTGCTGCCTGGATGCCTGCCCGCAATACAGGAAGATTGAGCTCACGAGGCGAACCGGGGAATCGGCCGACGAGTTTTCTGCCCGCGAGCGGACGGAGTTCGATCTGAACTTCATCGGTGCGCACGCCAACAGCCAGGTGGTGTTGATGAACGCTCATCCGACGGGTCGCATGACCGCATCACAACGTCTGGACGCCCTGATCGCTCCGGGAGGAATTCAGAATTGCGGCAAGGCCGGCAACTGTCAGGCCGTCTGCCCCAAAGAGATCCCCCTGATGACCTCGTGGGGACGCGCAGGCCGCGCGGCGACCCTGCACGGCCTCAAGAAACTTTTGGACGGATAG